Proteins encoded by one window of Arachis hypogaea cultivar Tifrunner chromosome 1, arahy.Tifrunner.gnm2.J5K5, whole genome shotgun sequence:
- the LOC112789478 gene encoding epoxide hydrolase 1: MAMSMSEVNHQRIKTNGIWLHIAEHGTGPLVLLLHGFPEIWYSWRHQLKYLANHGYHAVAPDLRGYGDSDSPISPSSYTFMHVVGDLLGLIDHFGEHQAFVVGDDWGANIGWHMSLFRPDRVKGFVAIGVPYFPRIPTIKTVEAIRMAYGDNTHISQFQEPGRAERAFARYDCLTVMKKFMLATWTEFLAAPPGMEIIDFLPTPSALPSWITEEELMVFADKFQESGFTGAFNYYRAMDLNWELLAPWEGSKITVPTKFIAGERDFGFKSSGGTKDYVEGDLFKSLVPNLEVVIMDGHHFIHQEKAQQVSDEILSFIRKLSSD, translated from the exons ATGGCCATGAGCATGAGTGAAGTGAATCACCAAAGAATCAAAACCAACGGGATATGGTTGCACATAGCAGAGCACGGAACAGGACCACTGGTTCTGCTGCTTCATGGCTTTCCAGAGATATGGTATTCATGGCGCCACCAGCTCAAATACTTGGCCAACCATGGTTATCATGCAGTAGCACCTGATCTAAGAGGATATGGTGATTCAGATTCTCCTATCAGCCCCAGTTCCTACACTTTTATGCACGTAGTTGGTGACCTTTTAGGCCTCATTGACCACTTTGGGGAACACCAG GCATTTGTTGTTGGAGATGATTGGGGAGCAAACATTGGTTGGCACATGAGTCTCTTTAGGCCTGATAGAGTTAAGGGATTTGTTGCTATAGGCGTTCCTTACTTCCCAAGGATTCCAACTATTAAAACCGTTGAAGCTATCAGAATGGCATATGGTGATAATACTCATATCTCCCAGTTCCAG GAACCGGGTCGAGCAGAGAGAGCCTTCGCAAGATATGATTGTTTGACAGTGATGAAGAAGTTCATGTTAGCCACTTGGACTGAATTTCTAGCAGCTCCTCCTGGCATGGAGATTATTGATTTCTTGCCAACACCTTCCGCTTTGCCATCTTGGATAACTGAAGAGGAACTCATGGTCTTTGCTGACAAATTTCAAGAGTCTGGTTTTACTGGTGCTTTCAACTATTACCGTGCAATGGACCT AAACTGGGAGCTTCTTGCACCATGGGAGGGATCAAAGATTACAGTTCCAACAAAGTTCATTGCTGGAGAGAGAGACTTTGGTTTCAAAAGTAGTGGGGGTACAAAGGATTATGTGGAAGGAGACTTGTTTAAGAGTCTCGTTCCAAATCTGGAAGTAGTTATAATGGATGGCCACCATTTTATACATCAGGagaaagctcaacaagtttctgATGAAATCCTTTCATTCATCCGCAAATTATCTTCGGATTAA